In one Lycium barbarum isolate Lr01 chromosome 7, ASM1917538v2, whole genome shotgun sequence genomic region, the following are encoded:
- the LOC132603390 gene encoding uncharacterized protein LOC132603390: MRHIGMLYSTLEMNKLKSLSSPSTQKRKRGGTQMQSVHGRSERKLIVLNELHQSIGPIEAIVKELGSFLGTLARNGTFCPLNVFKWKKLKTHDDMWNYTLEKYDIPKVAKEWTLRTIQLAWRKYKNGLKKKHYYRYANDELRMAKRPKEVSESQFKALLEYWNSDAAQDMSRKNTENKKLRYPHTVGKTSFAIIHEKKKKENPEALSSKEFFMATRRRKPGRVYKDSYEDTTSKIAEMERIETQESEGGSQSVDAYVSVMGPDHPGRVRLYGRGVTKTLLKQKAADSGPSSNVTDDMEKKMEEIEERMQQRMQEKFNAQKDTMEKDITMKVIAKIQQLNPEFQLDPNMLRFSVRSPGEASSAPGVENEEREGDSEDIGLT, translated from the exons GCCCTTCCACTCAGAAAAGAAAAAGAGGTGGAACACAAATGCAAAGTGTACATGGACGGAGTGAGCGCAAACTGATCGTGCTAAATGAGTTGCACCAATCCATTGGTCCTATTGAAGCAATTGTTAAAGAGTTGGGTAGCTTCCTCGGCACATTAGCAAGGAATGGGACCTTTTGTCCTCTTAATGTGTTTAAATGGAAGAAATTGAAGACACATGATGATATGTGGAACTATACCTTG GAGAAATATGACATTCCTAAAGTAGCGAAAGAATGGACTTTGCGAACAATTCAACTTGCTTGGAGAAAGTATAAGAATGGGTTGAAGAAGAAACACTACTATCGCTACGCCAATGACGAACTTCGAATGGCAAAAAGGCCTAAAGAAGTTTCAGAATCTCAGTTTAAGGCTCTCCTCGAATATTGGAACTCCGATGCGGCTCAA GACATGTCCAGAAAAAATACAGAGAATAAAAAGTTGAGGTATCCACACACTGTTGGCAAAACAAGTTTTGCTATAATCCATGAG aaaaaaaagaaggaaaatccTGAAGCTTTGTCAAGTAAGGAGTTTTTTATGGCTACTAGAAGAAGGAAACCAGGCCGAGTATACAAGGACTCATATGAAGATACGACTAGCAAAATA GCTGAAATGGAGAGAATTGAAACTCAAGAAAGTGAAGGTGGCAGTCAATCAGTTGACGCATATGTATCAGTAATGGGACCTGATCATCCAGGTCGAGTAAGATTGTATGGACGTGGGGTTACCAAGACTCTCTTGAAACAGAAAGCAGCGGATTCTGGACCCTCTTCAAATGTTACTGATGATATGGAGAAAAAAATGGAGGAGATAGAAGAGAGGATGCAACAAAGAATGCAGGAAAAATTCAACGCTCAAAAGGATACCATGGAAAAAGATATTACAATGAAAGTCATTGCAAAAATTCAGCAGCTAAATCCAGAATTCCAACTTGATCCTAATATGTTAAGGTTCAGTGTTCGTTCGCCAGGAGAAGCTTCTTCTGCACCTG GTGTCGAAAATGAAGAAAGGGAAGGAGACAGTGAAGACATTGGTCTTACTTGA